The Chanos chanos chromosome 3, fChaCha1.1, whole genome shotgun sequence genome segment CAAGAACTTGAGAATGCTTTTCTTTGAGttactgtatatgttttttgttttttttgtccgaCATGTTGGCGCGCACAGCATGAAacgatgaaaatgaaaaataatggtCCAAAATTACCGTCATTAAGTGAGTACTGATTACGAACTCAATCTACAATTCTCAAGTCCATACTCGCGTCTCAGACACGAATCCTCCATTCCCGTCAGAAGTGTTGAATCAACAGGCTTCTTTTAATATGGCGCAGAGAAATAGAAGGGAAATGTCTAAACAGTGTTTTACCACAAATAGAGGCACAGTAGGCCTTCTTTTATAGATTTTCAATCTGCTATCCATGAATTTGCAGAACACCTCAAGTATGTaagtttcagttttaaaatgtgccCTCTCAGTAtcaattacattacattcaagattttttttccccaaaagttTATAATTTCAGAACTGTTAAAAACATCTGACGCAGAATTCGTGTTTGTGTAgaactgtttactgtttacacCAGACTGTGTCGCATTCGGTCTCTGGGCTCCGCAAgccaaaacatttgtttaaggAATGTGCTGAAATTTATTTTCCTGCGAAGTGTAAACTATAAAACTTGCTTCTCTTCCTGTTGGTGCGAAGAGGTGACGGGTAAATAAAAGTGACAAGGCGATTTTCTCGGCGATTGAGCAATGCTCCCTTTTTCTGCCAAGACGCACAGTCGCTAAACTTGAGACACAGGCTGTTCACGTTGAGTTCATTTGCTCGCGAACGGCGCAACTCCACTGCAGGCAGCTCGCTCTACAGCGGTATCAGGAATCAGGATCCAAGGgaacaaagacattttcttaTCGATAACGAAAATTTATGTCAGTTATTTCCGTGGTTTCAGGGCATCTGTCGTGAGTCAGCTACGGTTTCGGAGGGTGAAAATAATTCGCCACATAAGGTGACTGGTATCTCGCGTGCAATGAAGACACTCTTTACCCAGACAGAAAGAATTACCGTTGTGCTTTTGACCCTCGCAGTGTGCAGGGCATCAGAGTATGAGTACATCAGCTGGAAACCCGACAGTGGTAGTCACATTTACGGTAAGACACCACAGTGCATTGACATACCAGAGGACTTAAGGTTGTGTTACAACGTGGGCTACCACCAGATGCTGCTACCCAATTTACTGGAGCACGAGACTATCGCGGAGGTCAAGCAGCAAGCGGGCAGTTGGGTTCCGCTCGTTCACAAGGCGTGCCACACGGGCACGCAGGTGTTCCTTTGCTCTCTGTTCGCCCCTGTGTGTCTGGACAGACCCATATATCCATGCCGCTGGCTCTGCGAGGCCGTTCGCGACAGCTGCACCCCCATTATGGAGGCGTTTGGTTTCCCTTGGCCCGAGATGCTCACGTGCGACAAGTTCCCGCAAGATGATGTGTGCATTGCTATGAATGAGACCAGCGCCACGGACACACCGAAAACCTCAGGCAAGTTTACAGACCGCATACATGCGTAAATGCTCGCTGAacttcatattctctctcacaaaggaaacaccccccccccccccccccaaaaagtaCTAAAACTTATCGAATTTTATTATGATAGTCCGCAAAGCTACATTGACATATTACACAATCTATCAGAATAATTCCACTTGACACAGGCGCAGTTCGTTGCAGTGTAATGTATAcatattccttttctttttttaaaaaatccagatgaaaagcaaaatgagaaataaagaatttCATGTGACATATTTCCGTAAATTCAGTAAGCTGTCACGATAATCAGATTAAACTGTGAATGAGTGGCAACATGTGGGAAATTACCTAAATTGTATTCTTAAAAATAAACGACATGTGCCTTGTCAATGTGGTGAATAGTATTTAAACAGAACTGTAAGGAGACATCCCACATCTGGTCTAATAAACATGTCAATCAACCCAAGAAGTGGGAAGCATATCTTGTAGGAaattcattttgtatttgtatatgagGATATAGactggacagatgtgtgtgtgtgtgtgtgtgtgtgtgtgtgagtatgtgtgtgtgtgtgtgtgtgtatgcgtgcgtgcatacatGCTGTCTTCTATAATCTGCTGCGATCGTGATACCAGTCAAAATCTGTCTGACCCACTTGTGGctcactctgttttttgtctttaactCACTCACTTATGCAACAATCAGCTCATCAGTGGCTATCTTGCTTGGTTTTGTACTCTGCCTGTTTTGGAGGTCGCTTTGGATAACAGCATGTgctaaatgaatgtaaatgtaaatgttgtatGTGCAGCAGTGTCTTCGTTTCTAAAGCCAGAAGTTTCTCTCCGGTTGCCACGGTGCGCTGCGTATGAAGCAGGCAATAACATGACTGCCGCGTGTCTCCGATGCCGCTGTTCTCAGAGCGCCTTTAAATTACTCTGTGCCTCTATCTTTTCAAAGAGCCCCAAAGTGATCCTCAGCCTCCCATGGAAAAATCTATAATTCTAGAGAATTTTTTAAAGGTGTTTGATGTTCAGTTGCGGTTCATGTTAGTACAGGATATTTCCTGTTGAGCATTCTTGTCCTCTCGCCCACAGACTCGTCTGCTGTGTGTCCACCATGCGACAACGAGCTGAACTCAGATGCCATCCTTGAGCACATGTGTGCCAGTGAATTTGGTAAGGGAATTTTGCATTTCCTCAGCCAATCATGCTTCAGAAAACCGTGCCGTTTACTGAACcaagctctaaaaaaaaaagaaagaaagaaagaaagaaagaaagaaattcaggGAGGTGTTTGAACTCAAAGTGTGATCTCAGAGTTAGGGAGGGCTCTTTTACACTAACTGAGATGTCTTTGTCAACTGTCTTTTCTTAATCAAAGCCCAAAGACTTGGGAACCATATATCATGTGTAAAGACAGGCACAAAACAATTTTACGGTCAAATAACCAGCTGAAGTAAAAAGCTATTGCGAGACAGGAAATGCTGAAGGCTGTTTCTGATTAGGAGAGAATGTATGGAGCTGCCCAGGATGAAATGTTTTATCTTGCCTCTTTCCACCATGTAGGTCTGCATGCTTGTGGAACtgtagaaaatgtgtttgtctgtccagTGACTGTGCTGCTTTACAATATGAATTTCATATGATCCCTGTATTGAAAAAGCAATGGATGTAAGCCACCCAAAAGAAAACTTTTAATGACAATCATTGTATgttgaagggggaaaaaaacaccatgGTGCGAtggggaaagaagaaaaacaaaatgctattttttttcctcatataaTTTACATATAACGGATTGTACTGTAACTGGTGCTATTCGGTGTCTGAACCAGTACTGATAAAATACCTGATAAGAAAGCAGTGCACAGAGCCGCTGGTGAGGATGGTGTCTGTCCCGGTCTTCGAGAACGTTCAGCGAGCGTAACTTTCGTCAGAGGCCACAGACGCAGACCGGGGCTGAACTGTGCTGAAACTTATCAGCATCTTATCTTCAGGCAGCCTCACATAATTGTGGGTTTACAGTTGCCAAGTCTCAGTGCTATGCATGTGTTTTCAATAATAATTCTGCtctatttcatattcataatgtTTAGACTGTATCCTGGAGCACTCTTGTGACTCCATGTCctgaaagagtaaaaaatgAGCACTGTAAGATACAAGTTTATGGGCAGTGTAAGGGCAGTGTAAGACACAAGTTTATAAGCAGTGTAAGGGCAGTGTATTGGCAGTGTATGGGCAGTGTAAGGGCAGTGTAAGACACAAGTTTATGGGCAGTGTAAGACACAAGTTTATGGACAGTGTATGGACAGTGTATGGGCAGTGTAAGGACAGTGTATGGACAGTGTAAGACACAAGTTTATGGGCAGTGTAAGGGCAGTGTAAGACACAAGTTTATGGGCAGTGTAAGGTCAGTGTAAAGGCAGTGTAAGACACAAGTTTATGGGCAGTGTAAGGGCAGTGTAAAACACAAGTTTATGGGCAGTGTAAGGGCAGTGTATTGGCAGTGTAAGGGCAGTGTAAGACACAAGTTTATGGGCAGTGTAAGGGCAGTGTATGGACAGTGTATGGGCAGTGTAAGGGCAGTGTAAGACACAAGTTTATGGACAGTGTAAGGGCAGTGTATGGACAGTGTAAGGGCAGTGTATGGGCAGTGTAAGACACAAGTTTATGGACAGTGTAAGGGCAGTGTATGGGCAGTGTAAGGGCAGTGTAAGACACAAGTTTATGGGCAGTGTAAGGGCAGTGTATGGGCAGTGTAAGGGCAGTGTAAGACACAAGTTTATGGGCAGTGTAAGGGCAGTGTAAGACACAAGTTTATGGACAGTGTAAGGGCAGTGTATGGACAGTGTAAGGGCAGTGTAAGGGCAGTGTAAGACACAAGTCTATAAACAGTGTATGGGCAGTGTAAGGGCAGTGTAAGACACAAGTTTATGGACAGTGTAAGGGCAGTGTATGGGCAGTGTAAGGGCAGTGTAAGGGCAGTGTAAGACACACGTTTATGGGCAGTGTATGGGCAGTGTAAGACACACGTTTATGGACAGTGTAAGGGCAGTGTATGGACAGTGTATGGGCAGTGTAAGGGCAGTGTAAGACACAAGTTTATGGGCAGTGTATGGACAGTGTATGGGCAGTGTAAGGGCAGTGTAAGACACAAGTCTATGGACAGTGTATGGGCAGTGTAAGGGCAGTGTAAGACACAAGTTTATGGACAGTGTAAGGGCAGTGTATGGGCAGTGTAAGGGCAGTGTAAGACACACGTTTATGGGCAGTGTATGGGCACTGTAAGACACACGTTTATGGGCAGTGTAAGGGCAGTGTAAGACACAAGTTTATGGGCAGTGTATGGACAGTGTAAGACACACGTTTATGGGCAGTGTAAGGGCAGTGTATTGGCAGTGTAAGACACAAGTTTATGGGCAGTGTAAGGGCAGTGCATTGGCAGTGTAAGACGCAATACTGATGTTTAAGAGTAAGTATATTTTTACCTGTTCatatgtgatttgtgtgtgtgtgtgtatggtgtttattacatgtgtatgtgtgcattgtgtatgtgtgtatgattgtgtgtgtgtgtgtggtgtaggggggttgtgttctgtgtgttgtgtgtgttttgcatgtgtggcatgtgtaggtgtgagtgtgtgcgtgcgtgtgtgtgtgtgtgtgcgtgtgtgtgtgtttctgcaaaGAGAACATAAGTGCAGCACTGTTTACTTTTGACTTGCCGTTGTTGTCATCTCTTGGGCAGTGGCTTTTCTCTAAATGTCGTTGTGGTCAAACCCCAGTGAGGATGTTTCTTTTCTCAGCTGATTAGCTGAGTTCATTActattgtcttttttcctttcacagaATAGCATGGTCTCTGTGACTTTGTGAGTAATTCAAACAAGATACCGATGTTATGTCTCAGTTTCATGACTAAAGCCACCACACAGTGTTGACTCAGGCCTTGAGGCTGGGTGACTATCAAACCCAAGGCGCAGCATTTAATGTTCCTACAATgccactctttccctctcaagCAGTCCTGAACTGGAATGTTGGAATGCTGTTAGGGTTGCGTACCTGATCCCAGGTGAAACCGTTTGTTTCGTGGGGTGTCGTCGTGTGTGATGCAGTCCCTGACAGGGTGACGAGGAGTTAACTGAACAAACCATTAAAAGTGTCTCGCCCCCTCACGCCAGCGTATGATTTTCCCATCATAACATATCTCAAGTCTAACGGCAGGAGGACAGATGACAGCCATTAGTGCGACTCAGGGGGGAGAAGAACTCTGGGAAAGTGCAGGTCACTCCTCTGGAATTCATGTTAAAGCGTTTGGAGAAGCAGGGCCTTCCCAGCGGTTCCTGTGTTCTCACAGGAGGCTCTGGCCTTTGCCTGCATACCTCCCGTGCTCCGTCTTGTTCCAACTCTCTACAGTATCTTGATATTCAGGCGCAGGCCGGCAGACCAGGCTCCCGTCTGCTGGctcccgtgtgtgtgtttggccatGCCTGGGCAGCAACAGATTGACAGAGTCCAAGAGACCTGCTAATCTGTCTCTGCTCCGTAAACAAACCCTTTGTTTTGGAGATAGCGCGGCCGAagattttactgtaaatttCATGGAGGTTTCACTATTCATTACGCTCATACGTAacgggagaaaaagacagaaagaaagagagattgtttgGCGTAGCGCTTTAACAGCATAATTTGTAGCATTATTTAGAACTTGGTACAAGCTCAAGAAATTTATCCTCACAAACCCTCAAAGACAGCAAAGCGGAATTTCTCCCAGTCCTCTGCACAATTAACAGGCAACGCCATCTGAAAGACATAAAACTAGACATTGAGCTCTTGGGGTGAGCACATAAAGGATCTATCAAAAGCAGCTGGGTTTACTGCAGTCTCACGCCCATTTTTACACAGCGACGTCAGGGACAGTGAAAACGCTCTTCCTCAGCCCTCTTTAGGACCTTTCACACTTTTTGTCACACTTTTCACGACAGGTCTTCGTGTCATTTTGTGTCAGTGGTATTTTGTATTTCGCCATGTTAAATGATTCTTTGTCCTTTAGTGTTTAGACCTGAAACTAATACAAtgccatttattcatttactaaCTTTTATCATTGAAAATGTTGGTTATAGCTTTATATGTCTCTGT includes the following:
- the sfrp1b gene encoding secreted frizzled-related protein 1b — protein: MKTLFTQTERITVVLLTLAVCRASEYEYISWKPDSGSHIYGKTPQCIDIPEDLRLCYNVGYHQMLLPNLLEHETIAEVKQQAGSWVPLVHKACHTGTQVFLCSLFAPVCLDRPIYPCRWLCEAVRDSCTPIMEAFGFPWPEMLTCDKFPQDDVCIAMNETSATDTPKTSDSSAVCPPCDNELNSDAILEHMCASEFAIKTKIKEVKRENLDRRVILHRRRKPVRLGNLKKKDLKKLELVLKNGADCPCQQLQNLGQNYLVMGRRVGKQYLLTGIHKWDKSSKAFNKALKKMKNHKCPSFETVFK